In one Corallococcus silvisoli genomic region, the following are encoded:
- a CDS encoding FAD-binding dehydrogenase translates to MGQEVDVIVVGGGLAGLVAATELADAGKRVAVVDQEAEQNLGGQAFWSFGGLFLVDSPEQRRMGIKDSHALALEDWMGTAGFDREEDRWPRKWAEAFVGFAAGEMRPWLAQQGMRWFPVVGWAERGGYGAVGHGNSVPRFHVTWGTGPGVLEPFVRRAKAAQAQGKLTFHFRHRVDELLTQGGAVVGVRGMRLEPTDVPRGASSSRVTVGDFELRAGAVIVTSGGIGGNHELVRKAWPTRMGPAPKFMIQGVPDHVDGRMIAITEAAGGNLINRDRMWHYTEGLRNWNPIWPRHGIRILPGPSSLWLDATGKRLPPPLFPGFDTLGTLEHILKTGHEHTWFILNQWIIKKEFALSGSEQNPDLTGKDWLGVLNRAVGKKAMGPVEAFKEKGEDFVVSHDLRELVAGMNAKTDTPLLDFATVEREVKARDMQLDNPFSKDLQLAAIRQARGYRGDKLVRTAKPHRILDPKAGPLIGVKLNILTRKTLGGFETDLQGRVFNAQGQTIPGLYAAGEVAGFGGGGVHGYRALEGTFLGGCIFSGRAAGRAAAGTV, encoded by the coding sequence ATGGGACAGGAAGTGGACGTCATCGTCGTGGGTGGGGGGCTCGCGGGCCTCGTCGCCGCGACCGAGCTCGCGGATGCCGGCAAGCGCGTCGCCGTGGTGGACCAGGAGGCGGAACAGAACCTGGGCGGGCAGGCGTTCTGGTCGTTCGGTGGCCTGTTCCTCGTGGACTCGCCCGAGCAGCGGCGCATGGGCATCAAGGACTCCCACGCCCTGGCGCTGGAGGACTGGATGGGCACCGCGGGCTTCGACCGCGAGGAGGACCGCTGGCCGCGCAAGTGGGCGGAGGCGTTCGTCGGCTTCGCCGCGGGGGAGATGCGCCCCTGGCTGGCCCAGCAGGGCATGCGCTGGTTCCCCGTGGTGGGCTGGGCGGAGCGCGGCGGCTACGGCGCGGTGGGGCACGGCAACTCCGTCCCCCGCTTCCACGTCACCTGGGGCACCGGGCCCGGCGTGCTGGAGCCCTTCGTGCGCCGCGCGAAGGCGGCACAGGCCCAGGGCAAGCTCACCTTCCACTTCCGGCACCGCGTGGACGAGCTGCTCACGCAAGGGGGCGCGGTGGTGGGCGTGCGCGGCATGCGGCTGGAGCCCACGGACGTCCCACGAGGGGCCAGCAGCTCACGCGTCACGGTGGGGGACTTCGAGCTGCGCGCGGGCGCGGTCATCGTCACGTCCGGCGGCATCGGCGGCAACCATGAGCTCGTGCGCAAGGCCTGGCCGACGCGGATGGGCCCCGCGCCGAAGTTCATGATTCAAGGCGTCCCCGACCACGTGGACGGGCGGATGATCGCCATCACGGAGGCCGCGGGCGGCAACCTCATCAACCGCGACCGCATGTGGCACTACACGGAGGGCCTGCGGAACTGGAACCCCATCTGGCCCCGGCACGGCATCCGCATCCTGCCGGGCCCCAGCTCGCTGTGGCTGGACGCCACGGGCAAGCGCCTGCCGCCGCCGCTGTTCCCCGGCTTCGACACGCTGGGCACGCTGGAGCACATCCTGAAGACGGGCCACGAGCACACGTGGTTCATCCTCAACCAGTGGATCATCAAGAAGGAGTTCGCGCTCTCCGGTTCGGAGCAGAACCCGGACCTCACGGGCAAGGACTGGCTGGGCGTGCTCAACCGCGCCGTGGGCAAGAAGGCCATGGGGCCGGTGGAGGCCTTCAAGGAGAAGGGCGAGGACTTCGTCGTCTCCCACGACCTGCGTGAGCTGGTCGCCGGCATGAACGCGAAGACAGACACGCCGCTGCTGGACTTCGCCACGGTGGAGCGCGAGGTGAAGGCCCGCGACATGCAGTTGGACAACCCCTTCAGCAAGGACCTGCAGCTGGCCGCCATCCGGCAGGCGCGCGGCTACCGGGGTGACAAGCTGGTGCGCACCGCGAAGCCGCACCGCATCCTGGACCCCAAGGCGGGACCGCTCATCGGCGTGAAGCTGAACATCCTCACGCGCAAGACGCTGGGCGGCTTCGAGACCGACCTCCAGGGCCGCGTCTTCAACGCCCAGGGGCAGACCATCCCAGGGCTCTATGCGGCAGGCGAGGTGGCGGGCTTCGGAGGCGGTGGCGTCCACGGTTACCGCGCGCTGGAAGGGACGTTCCTCGGCGGCTGCATCTTCTCCGGCCGCGCCGCGGGCCGGGCCGCCGCGGGGACTGTGTAG
- a CDS encoding GFA family protein: MTQNDTQQKNPAQRGLQTYAGGCLCGAVRYEATVDLARVTRCNCTICMKYGYGGGTGMKPDAFRLLKGQEAIKKYGRDGSPNTRSFCKNCGVVCFGDGDVPELGGKFVSIYVNTLDDVDPSLLTFGYWDGRHDNWAAGLRSTPWPFQPTVS, translated from the coding sequence ATGACCCAGAACGACACCCAGCAGAAGAACCCTGCCCAGCGCGGCTTGCAGACCTACGCGGGCGGCTGCCTGTGCGGCGCCGTGCGTTACGAGGCCACCGTGGACCTGGCGCGCGTGACGCGCTGCAACTGCACCATCTGCATGAAGTACGGCTACGGCGGCGGCACGGGGATGAAGCCGGACGCCTTCCGGCTCCTGAAGGGCCAGGAGGCCATCAAGAAGTACGGGCGCGACGGCAGCCCCAACACCCGTAGCTTCTGCAAGAACTGCGGCGTCGTGTGCTTTGGCGACGGCGACGTGCCGGAGCTGGGCGGGAAGTTCGTCTCCATCTACGTCAACACCCTGGATGACGTGGATCCGTCGCTGCTCACCTTCGGGTACTGGGACGGCCGGCACGACAACTGGGCGGCGGGGCTGCGCTCCACGCCGTGGCCCTTCCAGCCCACCGTCTCCTGA
- a CDS encoding alpha/beta fold hydrolase, which yields MGSARWPSSCLPLLLGLSVLIVGCAAARPPAADIPQSPFPEVHEADAIFTGHRFQDGMVLPEVRIHYATLGTPRRDASGAVTNAVLMLHWTGASGEVLRGKPFQDALFAPGRPLDATKYFLIFPDSVGHGRSSKPSDGARMKFPAYGYRDMVALQHQLVTGTLGISRLHAIVGLSMGGMNAWLWSELYPEAVEGVMPIVSLPTRIAGRNLLWRRFVSRQIREDPEWRNGDYTAPPRGWREAFPVFRMMLDGVPHLQATLPDAPAADAFIASAMAQAEGMDANDILYSLESSRDYDPEAGLGAIQARVFALNFSDDEFNPVSLRTLEALMPRVKHGRFVVQAGDARSFGHFTQAHPELWAEQVAAFLAFLEGE from the coding sequence ATGGGTTCCGCGCGCTGGCCGTCCTCCTGTCTGCCCCTCCTGCTGGGCCTGAGCGTCCTGATCGTGGGGTGCGCCGCCGCGCGTCCCCCCGCCGCGGACATCCCGCAGTCGCCGTTCCCGGAGGTGCATGAAGCGGATGCGATCTTCACCGGCCACCGCTTCCAGGACGGGATGGTGCTTCCGGAGGTGCGCATCCACTACGCGACGCTGGGCACACCGCGCAGGGATGCGTCCGGCGCGGTGACGAACGCGGTGCTGATGCTGCACTGGACGGGGGCAAGCGGCGAGGTGTTGCGCGGCAAGCCCTTCCAGGACGCGCTGTTCGCGCCGGGGCGCCCGCTGGACGCGACGAAGTACTTCCTCATCTTCCCGGACAGCGTGGGCCACGGTCGTTCCAGCAAGCCGAGCGACGGCGCGCGCATGAAGTTCCCTGCCTACGGCTACAGGGACATGGTGGCGCTCCAGCACCAGCTCGTCACCGGGACGCTGGGCATTTCGCGCCTGCACGCCATCGTGGGCCTGTCCATGGGAGGCATGAACGCGTGGCTCTGGAGCGAGCTGTATCCAGAGGCGGTGGAGGGCGTGATGCCCATCGTCTCGTTGCCGACGCGCATCGCGGGACGCAACCTGCTGTGGCGCCGCTTCGTGTCGCGCCAGATTCGCGAAGACCCGGAGTGGAGGAACGGTGACTACACCGCGCCGCCCCGAGGCTGGCGGGAGGCGTTCCCGGTCTTCCGGATGATGCTGGATGGGGTGCCGCACCTCCAGGCGACGCTCCCGGACGCGCCGGCGGCGGACGCCTTCATCGCGTCCGCCATGGCGCAGGCCGAAGGCATGGATGCGAATGACATCCTGTACTCGCTGGAGTCTTCCCGGGACTACGACCCGGAGGCGGGGCTCGGGGCCATCCAGGCCCGCGTGTTCGCGCTCAACTTCTCCGACGACGAGTTCAACCCCGTCTCGCTGCGCACGCTGGAGGCGCTGATGCCCCGGGTGAAGCACGGCCGCTTCGTCGTCCAGGCAGGCGATGCGCGCTCCTTCGGCCACTTCACCCAGGCGCACCCGGAGCTGTGGGCGGAGCAGGTCGCCGCGTTCCTCGCGTTCCTCGAGGGGGAATGA
- a CDS encoding MarR family winged helix-turn-helix transcriptional regulator, protein MSQDDPLRTLCNCLALRQASRHVTQFYDQVLAPSGIRTTQYSILHRAQTQGPLTVNALADQLVMDPSTLTHNLRPLLKDGLVVLEVGRTDRRQRAIAITPEGQGVYRKARPLWLRAQADFERAVGNTQATALRDLLATVARTGLGQGEAEAEAEAPLAPTAASRRRR, encoded by the coding sequence ATGTCCCAAGACGACCCCCTGCGCACCCTCTGCAACTGTCTGGCGCTGCGGCAGGCGAGCCGCCATGTCACCCAGTTCTATGACCAGGTGCTCGCGCCCAGCGGCATCCGGACGACGCAGTACTCCATCCTCCACCGTGCCCAGACGCAGGGGCCGCTGACGGTGAACGCGCTGGCGGACCAGCTCGTGATGGACCCCTCCACGCTCACCCACAACCTCCGGCCCCTCTTGAAGGACGGGCTCGTGGTGCTGGAGGTGGGCCGCACCGACCGGCGCCAGCGGGCCATCGCCATCACCCCGGAAGGGCAGGGCGTCTACCGCAAGGCCCGGCCCCTCTGGCTGCGCGCCCAGGCCGACTTCGAGCGCGCCGTGGGCAACACCCAGGCGACCGCGCTGAGGGACCTGCTGGCCACCGTCGCCCGGACCGGGCTGGGCCAGGGCGAGGCCGAAGCCGAAGCCGAAGCCCCTCTGGCCCCCACGGCCGCGTCCCGCCGCCGTCGCTGA
- a CDS encoding DUF1059 domain-containing protein has translation MSRKMMDCRDTPSESNCTLTIAGEEDEVVRAATQHAVSVHGHQDTPELREMIRTSLKDDVETPGLPPRSPSMEPRPGIH, from the coding sequence ATGTCACGCAAGATGATGGATTGCCGGGACACGCCCAGCGAATCGAACTGCACGCTCACCATCGCCGGTGAGGAGGACGAGGTGGTGCGCGCCGCGACGCAACACGCGGTGTCCGTCCACGGCCACCAGGACACCCCCGAGCTGCGGGAGATGATCCGCACCTCGCTCAAGGACGACGTGGAGACCCCGGGGCTGCCCCCTCGGAGCCCCAGCATGGAGCCGCGACCGGGCATTCATTGA